A genomic window from Sanguibacter antarcticus includes:
- a CDS encoding RelA/SpoT family protein gives MSEGTRTTPVPANDESHSETSTAATPVTDTTVAPVAPTLGSASRVRSRLVRFGSRHAVGTPALEPLLRAVRANHPKGDVSIIERAYVTAEKAHRGQMRKSGDPYITHPVAVASILAELGMTPSTLAAALLHDTVEDTDYSLDQLRTEYGDEIAMLVDGVTKLDKVTYGDAAQAETVRKMVVAMARDIRVLVIKLADRLHNARTWKFVPSTSAQRKARETIEIYAPLAHRLGMNTIKWELEDLSFQTLYPKVYDEIVHLVAERAPAREEYLALVREQVIADLRSAKIKAAVTGRPKHYYSIYQKMIVRGHDFAEIYDLVGTRVLVDSVRDCYAALGALHARWNPVPGRFKDYIAMPKFNMYQSLHTTVIGPGGKPVEIQIRTHDMHRRAEYGVAAHWKYKEADKAAKPGGEAGSGDMQWLRQLVDWQRETADPSEFLDSLRFEISGGEVYVFTPKGDVIALPAGSTPVDFAYAVHTEVGHRTMGARVNGRLVPLDSTLDNGDVVGVLTSKSETAGPSRDWLAYVKSPRAKNKIRQWFSKERREEAIEQGKDAIAKAMRKQNLPIQRILSHESMVTTAHEMRFADVSALYAAIGEGQVSAANVVHRLVKSMGGEDGNAEDLAETARPGHASRRPRTGAPGVAVKGVDDIWVKLAKCCTPVPGDEIVGFVTRGQGVSVHRADCGNVEGLRAQPERIVEVEWTTGGNTLFLVQIQVEALDRSRLLSDVTKVLSDNHVNILSATVSTSTDRVAVSRFVFEMAEPAHLATVLAAVRKTEGVFDVYRITGSKAAETRILT, from the coding sequence ATGAGCGAAGGAACGCGCACCACTCCGGTGCCTGCGAACGACGAGTCGCACAGCGAGACCTCGACGGCTGCCACGCCCGTCACGGACACGACCGTGGCGCCCGTCGCGCCGACGCTCGGTTCTGCGAGCCGTGTGCGCTCCCGCCTGGTTCGCTTCGGATCACGGCACGCGGTCGGTACGCCCGCGCTCGAACCGCTGTTGCGAGCGGTCCGGGCCAACCACCCCAAGGGTGACGTCTCGATCATCGAGCGTGCGTACGTGACGGCCGAGAAGGCCCACCGCGGTCAGATGCGCAAGAGCGGCGATCCGTACATCACGCACCCGGTCGCTGTCGCGTCGATCCTCGCCGAGCTCGGGATGACGCCGTCGACGCTCGCCGCCGCGCTGCTCCACGACACGGTCGAAGACACCGACTACTCCCTCGATCAGCTACGAACCGAGTACGGCGACGAGATCGCGATGCTCGTCGACGGCGTGACCAAGCTCGACAAGGTCACCTACGGAGACGCGGCGCAGGCCGAGACGGTCCGCAAGATGGTCGTCGCGATGGCCCGTGACATCCGCGTCCTCGTCATCAAGCTCGCTGACCGGTTGCACAACGCTCGGACCTGGAAGTTCGTGCCGTCTACGTCCGCTCAGCGCAAGGCACGCGAGACGATCGAGATCTACGCGCCGCTCGCGCACCGGCTCGGCATGAACACGATCAAGTGGGAGCTCGAGGACCTGTCCTTCCAGACTCTCTATCCCAAGGTCTACGACGAGATCGTGCATCTCGTCGCTGAGCGTGCGCCAGCGCGCGAGGAGTACCTCGCACTCGTACGGGAGCAGGTCATCGCAGACCTGCGCTCGGCCAAGATCAAGGCCGCGGTGACCGGGCGCCCCAAGCACTACTACTCGATCTATCAGAAGATGATCGTGCGCGGGCACGACTTCGCGGAGATCTACGACCTCGTCGGGACACGGGTGCTCGTCGACTCGGTCCGCGACTGCTATGCGGCTCTCGGAGCGCTGCACGCGCGATGGAACCCGGTCCCTGGCCGGTTCAAGGACTACATCGCGATGCCCAAGTTCAACATGTACCAGTCGTTGCACACGACGGTGATCGGTCCTGGCGGCAAGCCTGTCGAGATCCAGATCCGCACCCACGACATGCACCGGCGGGCGGAATACGGCGTCGCCGCCCACTGGAAGTACAAGGAAGCGGACAAGGCAGCGAAGCCTGGGGGCGAAGCCGGGAGCGGCGACATGCAGTGGCTGCGCCAGCTCGTCGACTGGCAGCGCGAGACAGCCGATCCTTCAGAGTTCCTCGACTCCTTGCGCTTCGAGATCAGCGGCGGCGAGGTGTACGTCTTTACCCCCAAGGGAGACGTCATCGCTCTGCCGGCGGGCTCGACGCCCGTCGACTTCGCGTACGCGGTCCACACCGAGGTAGGGCACCGGACGATGGGTGCCCGGGTCAACGGTCGGCTCGTCCCGCTCGACTCCACGCTGGACAACGGTGACGTCGTCGGGGTCCTCACCTCGAAGTCGGAGACCGCAGGCCCGAGCCGCGACTGGCTGGCCTACGTCAAGAGCCCACGCGCGAAGAACAAGATCCGGCAGTGGTTCTCCAAGGAACGTCGCGAAGAGGCGATCGAGCAGGGCAAGGACGCCATCGCGAAGGCGATGCGCAAGCAGAACCTGCCGATCCAGCGCATCCTCTCCCACGAGTCGATGGTGACGACTGCACACGAGATGCGGTTCGCGGACGTGTCGGCGCTCTACGCCGCCATCGGCGAAGGGCAGGTTTCCGCGGCGAACGTGGTCCACCGGCTCGTGAAGTCGATGGGGGGCGAGGACGGCAATGCTGAAGACCTTGCCGAGACTGCCCGTCCCGGCCATGCGTCGCGCCGTCCACGGACGGGCGCCCCGGGCGTCGCGGTGAAGGGTGTCGACGACATCTGGGTGAAGCTTGCCAAGTGCTGCACCCCGGTCCCCGGGGACGAGATCGTCGGTTTCGTGACGCGCGGGCAGGGCGTGAGCGTCCACCGGGCGGACTGCGGGAACGTCGAGGGTCTGCGGGCCCAGCCCGAGCGCATCGTCGAGGTGGAGTGGACCACGGGTGGCAACACGCTCTTCCTCGTCCAGATCCAGGTCGAGGCGCTCGACCGCTCACGTCTCTTGTCCGACGTCACGAAGGTGCTCTCCGACAACCACGTGAACATCCTCTCTGCGACCGTCTCCACGTCGACCGACCGCGTAGCGGTCTCGCGGTTCGTCTTCGAGATGGCGGAGCCGGCCCATCTCGCGACCGTCCTTGCGGCGGTGCGCAAGACCGAGGGCGTGTTCGACGTCTACCGGATCACCGGCTCGAAGGCTGCGGAGACGCGGATCCTGACCTGA